The Arabidopsis thaliana chromosome 5, partial sequence genomic interval GGTTCTAAACTTTGATTGTTCactattctaatatttttcaGGCCAATTTTTTTCAGTGTCTTCACTGTTTTATATTGACAAGtgtgaaaatataataaagtttCCTTGGTAATCAGAAATCCGTTAGACTAATCAAAAAGACCTCGTGTCGAATAtcatcataaattaataaaataatattctgCTGGAGCtggtcattttttttttttttttttaattaggaaATATCTAGATTTTTATATTGACCAATTAGTCAATTACTGATTTACTCTAgatcttatttttatatatatctaagaaTAGacattataattattttcttgcagTAAGATACAACGGCGGTGTCGTGTGTGTATAACTGGAAAATTACGTTGTTGTCTCCCGAGACTTTGGTTTGTCTCATTCCCCATTCGCGTTCTTATATAAAGCTCACAGTTCGAGAGAGACAAGAGACCAACGAAACGAACTAGAGACAGTTTGATTCGAAAATCTTGTCGGAAAATGGAGGATATCGTCGACCAAGAATTAAGCAATTACTGGGAACCTAGCTCCTTCCTCCAAAACGAAGACTTCGAATACGACAGGTTCTTTCTTtcgtcctttttttttccttacttTGCTTTCCATCttgagattttgatatttgtttctttaaaaaaaaagaagctggCCTTTGGAAGAAGCCATTTCTGGGTCGTATGATTCGAGTTCGCCGGATGGAGCTGCTTCGTCGCCGGCTTCTAAGAATATTGTGTCGGAGAGAAACAGAAGACAGAAACTTAACCAGAGACTCTTCGCTCTTCGATCAGTTGTTCCCAATATCACTAAGGTTTCTCTTTTTCCCCTTGTTTTTTGTCTTCTAATTCCAGGATTCAAACTTATTAtagactctgtttttgttttctgatagATGGATAAAGCCTCAATAATCAAAGATGCTATTAGTTACATAGAAGGATTAcaatatgaagaaaagaagctCGAAGCTGAGATCAGAGAACTTGAATCTACACCAAAGAGTAGCCTTAGTTTCAGCAAAGATTTTGATCGTGATTTACTTGTTCCTGTCACAtccaagaagatgaagcagcTTGATTCTGGTTCTTCCACTTCTCTCATCGAAGTTCTCGAAGTAAGTTTCAGTTCCTTTTTTCATTTAGAAATCATAAGATTTAGGAGAAGaatttttcattgaaaattGTGTGTATTTGGGTGTGATTGAAGTTGAAGGTAACATTCATGGGAGAGAGGACAATGGTGGTGAGTGTAACATGTAATAAGAGGACAGATACAATGGTGAAACTGTGTGAAGTCTTTGAGTCATTGAATCTCAAAATCCTCACTTCCAATCTCACCTCTTTCTCTGGCATGATCTTCCACACTGTCTTTATTGAGGTCagcatctttctctctctatctctcttgtctctctaatttgtaattagttaattactaattagaaGCAATGATTGCAATTAGTCAAGAGTGGATAGTAAGCTTTccaagaaaaagtaaaagggAACCATTCAAATAGTAGATATATGATTGCTTTAGTAAACTTTTCTAAAAGTCTCCATCAAATTAATACTAATTATGTAATAACATGATAGTaatttctcttatttctcaaatctttcttaaattttaccaaagtgtattttttttttttttgtagtttatcTTAGCTTTGCAGTTTATTTGCTAATATGGGTGGCGTTGGAATTTATTTAACTAGATTGTGGAATATAAAGGGATTTTCTGTGGCTTAAGTCTTTTGCTCGTGTCAAATACTCAAACttattttaagaataaatGTCTCATTCGTGACGCTGGCAATGAGCGTTgtattattactttatttgtttacctgacaatataaatatagttttacagattaattataagatttcttgatttgataCTGATTTAGACGACATGGACCTTTCTGGTTGATTTAAAGCAAGATTTTATTGAGTAAACTAATGATTAAGTTAGCATCAATATTCCACTTAGTCTATCTTCTTAgttaatacaatttttttttttgttggccACTTAAAAtgtgttgtttattttataattttggtcACTATGTACATTGCATGATATTGAAAACTAAGTAAAAAGTATATTCGTTAGTTCCAATATCATGCAGTTTTTGCCAATTTGtgttaattaaaaagattatgaatttttatttctttttgtcaatttaTGTATACTTATTACAAAGTTTTTGTAGttgaaaatatttcttatggttaaattaaatgtttaaCGTATGGGAAGCTTCCAGTTGCGACCAAACATTTATTGGGTTGTgtggtttttagtttttatgtcTATTTTTGGTCCCACAATTATTGTAATTTGGTCCATTTggtttattaaaaagaaaataatattatctcTGTGGTAAGTAGAATCTGATTGCtttgatattaaaatattgttcAACTGCTCGAATTAAATACAATAGGATAAGAAATTATAGAAATGATAGAATATAGCTAATTCTGCCAAATACATCATATATTGTCTGTCTGGAGATAATAAAAGATAGCTGATTCTATCAAATACCTcacatagaaaaacaaacataaagagTCAATAATTATTGGATCTTTTAGAGATAAGATTATGATTGCatttgctaattttttttttttttggcagcaGATTGCAATTGCTAATTAAATAATAGTACATGTACTTGATTCCTTTATCTTTAATGGGGGGAGTATGGGACCAGTCTCTTCTTTGGCTCATGGCTATTATGTATTTCCATTTGTAGTTGTACTGTCTCGTTTAAAGCATTGATAGAAATTCcttttagtaaaaaattaagaaaatataatgaaagtaactttacttaaactaaattaattttggattatttATCTAACAGgcggatgaagaagaacaagaggtGTTGCggttaaaaatagaaacaggAATAGGAGCTTATAATGAAACTCAAAGCCCTACTTTGAGCATCGACTCTCTTTActaataatactttttttcttccttttttggttcattttgGCTTCTCTCTTTACAATAATGtatgtctctcttttcatttttatgatCTCCTACGTTTGTTTGTCCATCACGAAGCCTTTCTTCTTTCACCTTTTCTCTACTGTCTACAATAAATGTACGCCTTGTTTAccagtaaaataaataaattatggcCACaccaaaagagataaaaaaggATTTAAGAGTTACAAAACATGTACATAACATAAGAGCTTTGTTACATGGTTCGAAATGGTAGAGTATCACCAGTCTTTGAGCAGTTCTCCGGCAACATCCCGGTAGctgactttctttttcttcactaGAGGAGGAACTACGTCTGATTCTGCGCCTGCGTTCACAGATGTATTATCAGTCTCAGCGTcgagttttcttttctctgaaGACTCACATTCACCAGAAACATTAGCCTTTCTATATTCCCCAGTGGTTCGGTTTGATGTCTCTGTGGTTTTTTGACTGGGAATAGGGAACATTTTCATTAACATAGCTTGTAGTGGATCCTCATGGATTTGTAACTTCTCTTTCATATCCATCTCCGTCTTTGCATTTCTAGAATCTTGTAAGGCCTCTTCAACTGCTACTGTGTTGTCTCTTTGCTGTGATTCTGTGTACTTCGCTATGTCAGGCTCTCGGGTTTCTTCGTTTTCCACAGATCTACCAGCTGCATTACCCTCTTCCGCATCTGCTGACACATTGTTATTGCCATCtaattcatcattttcatcagACTCATCTCCTCCTATCTTCGCAGCTTTCTTGCCTCTGCGTGATCTCTGTACTCTTTGGGTTTGTCCCACACGAGACTTTCCTCTCTTCGCACATTTTCCTCTGCTAGAGTTTCTTTGAGCCTCACCAAACGAATCCGTCTCTTCTGCTATATCACTGAGTCTTGTTGAAACCTTTTCTTCAGAAGCATcactttcctctgtttcatctCCGCTTATCTTAGACGGCTGCTTGCCTCTGCGTCTCTGTACTCGTTGCAGTGAGTTTGTAGAAGACCTTCCCCTTTTAACAGCTCGAGTATTTGACCGTCCTCTTGAACTCGTAATTGCAATTTTAGAGGAAGCTGGCTCTTTGGTTTGAGCACTACCTTGGGAAGCTACTTCCGTTGTATCATGTTCGGATTTACTGAAGCAAACAGATATAAATAATCATTGGAAACTTTTTATATTAGCACGCCCTTAAATAGATGAGAGACTAAATTTCATATCATTTGTAGATACGGACTCATAAAAAAGTGGTGACTCACTCTGATTCTTCAGTATCAGACTCTTCCATATACTTAGGCCTCAGAGTGTAGACATCCTCGCACAGTTTTTCCTCTCTTTGCAAGCTTTCCTCTAACCAGTGCGAGCTAACAACATGAAGCCTTTTCTTCAGCAAAAGACGTTTCTCCATTTCGCTGAAACTATTGAAGAGAGACCAAATAAATAGAGTCTTAATTCTCATTATAATGTGGTGCTAAACTCAATAGCAGAAACAGACAAAATTTGGAATACCTTTTCGAAACTAAAGTAAAATCCAAAGGTTCTTCTGCCATAGCAAGAACTACAAGGTGCGACGCATGAGCAAGATTATTGCTAACTTTACCACCAGCCATTAAGACTTCAAGCATTAATCTCTTAGCCATAATTCCCAATAGGGCTTCCTCTTCAGTGCTCCTTCATGTTAAAAAGACACATTGAGGATGATGAGTATTGCTTTAGGTAACTGACATGGTTAAACAacataagaaagaaacaagaggGGCCTTACAATGTTTGACTATACGGGTAAAAGTAAACACAGCAGCTTAAGAGGCAGGACCATCTTTTTTCAGGACATAACTTTTTCTTGTAGTAGTCAATAGATTTTGAATCTTCAGATTGCTTGGCATTGCTTAAGACCTGGAAATGAAGCGAAAGGGATTGCAAATCGATTGTATGATCTCACTGAATGGTCTCAATAAGGAATACAATACATACCTGTTTGAGACCTTCAAGGTCTAAATCCCAGTAATAAGAATCAGAAAATTCATCAATATCATCCTGTAATTTTGTCCTTGAAGCATCAGTGAGGTGGAGGAAGTACCTTCAAAAGTGGCCGCAAAAGCTTTTTAGTTAGACACGACAAGcaaaagaaaccctaaagGGTTGAATACCATAAGAAAAAGTTGATAGGACTCACTTTGGCAGCAAAGGAAGCATCTTATTTCGTGAACAACAATCTAAGACCCATGAAAAGTGGATGACATCTCGCTGACGCTTTGCTGCCTGATACTTTATTCCTGAAATAGTATCTCATTGTCATGCTCGtattattaaaattgttttgagaCTCACTCATGTGTACAAAAGGGTTGGGGAAAAATCAATATGTAATGGTAAGAAAGTACGTACCACTGCTTTCTGCTGCAATGCAATGAGTCACTGAGTTGTTTAAGTTCATTGAAAACTTCCCTCCGTTTTCAACCACCATTTTGTGGAATGTCTCAAGAGAATGGGACCGAGGCACGTTAACAAAATCTGTTAGATTTGTCAAGGTGGTAAAGAACAATATAGTATGACAAAGATATCAAAGTTTGTAAGTTAAAGCAATTTCAGAAACTTATCCATGTGAAAAGGTGTCTAATTCTAATAGAGAAAGACAGCTGAAGATGCAATCAGTAAGAAAACGGTACCCATGTGAtaatgaaacagagagaagaaaactcatTTTAAAACATGTCAAGGAtacaaaatatcatatttgaGAAGATTGAGGTCTTGCCCTTGATATCCGATACATCAGTTTGAATAAACTGAGAGGGAACAAGAGAgacattctttttctctcctctcttggAGGATTTATTGACTTTCGGATTGTCCTGTGTGCTTTCAGACTCCTTCTGTTTCTGTGTGGTGCCGTTACTCGAATTCACCAATTCCACAAAAGCTGCAAAGTCAACATCAGTCGGACATATAAAGTGAAAGCAAATCGGTTATTTCAACTTTCATGAAAATGGGAACATTGGAGAATTTCTTTAGTTCTTTTACTCACCCTGCACATCAAGACATTCATGCCAAGGCTTGTCATATCTTACTTTATCAATACGAGGAAACCTCAGACTGTAAGGTGCAACAAACACCTGAAAAGAGCAGAGTTTTACATAAAATAGAGCATATGCATTTTAAGCGACAAATCTGCATTGCAagaattaaattaagaaatgtAAGAGTTAACTGGCTAATCTTCACATCACATCTTATAGACATACCTCAGACCTTATCGTCCTGATATCACTAGTGATTGAAAGTATTATTGATCtgcaaaaaaaggaagagaaaagataTGAGCGCGAATAATAGTATTCAGTGATCCCAATTCTTCTGCTTCAGATGAGCAAAAGGAGGTAATTGACAGAAAACTGACTTTTCCGGGCTGTCAATCCAAACATCCGGTCTCTCTTTGGAGTGATTAGTGACCTGATAGAAGCTTGGTGGAGCCTTCTTTGGGTGctcattttttctgaaagacaagtaaaatgaaaaaagaggCAGTGTTCTCATTCTTAGAATATCataccacaaaaacatattattttatatttcttttgttttaatgagATGAGAAAGCAAGTAAATGATTACGTCTTTCACCTGAAATAAGGCTTCAGTTTGCTTACAACAGTGTTAAGCTCATCATCAGAAAGCCCAGTGCCAACTCTACAAAAGGACATAAATCTGCAAAAAAGAGAATAGCTTATCATTGATAATTAGATTTGGAATGTCTAGGCAAACAACTAACAATTCCGATAACATGAAAAGCCCTAAGGTCTTCATGGCGCATGTTCTCTCATGGCTGTTTCTACTGACAATCTGATTTCATCTTATACGAGAAATGTGAAACCATATAAATACTTACCGCCTGGGATATACATTTGCCTCTGCCCGGTCAGCCAAGGCTACAAGAAACTGTGCTACCTCTCCTCCACGACGTCCGGAGCCATAGTATCCTCCTGGCAAAGATGTAAAATTCCCAATAAGATCCAATGGAAATGACCTTCATCTTTAAACAAGTAAAAGTAAACATAATATTAAGTACAGACCTATTATAAGAACATCCAGGTCAGCACCAGCCCGGATATATTCAGGCTTCAATTTCATCCACTTGCCACTACGATCTCCAGGTTCCCATTTTGATTCCAGGTCTTTAAGCACAATTCCTTCATCTCTGaggacaaagaagaaggattggAAATAAGAACGCGCATCTGTGAAGAAAACCATATAATGTCTCTGTACTAGAGGTTAGATTCTGTCAAGCAAGTATCACTGTTCACACGAGGCCAAGAAGGCACCATCCAAACGTTTTGCACAAATCATGAATAGTGGATAGAGAAACTTTGGCTGcattaagaattaaaaagaaaccTGTTTTCAACtgtttctttgaaaaatcGCTCAACATCAGCAGCAGCATGAACAACAATAGACCAACTAGGTTCCCCTGCAAAAGGATTGTTCACGTATCCATTGATTTAACTCTGTCGCACTTGTGAACCTCGCACAGTCAACTAGAATCTTAGTAGTCCTTACCTGAAGGGCGGTGAACATTGAGACCACCTTCAGGTACTAAAACTTCGAGCCGACCTTTTAAAGGTTTGACCACTTTCTTCAGCAGTTCATGCCGTTCCTTCAAACTCTGGTGGATGACGCTAGTATCGCCAACATAAAGAACATCAAAGGCAACATCTAGTACAGGGTCaaggaaaataatatttctaaaGTCGTTTTGTCAGGGAATTCTTAAGTGTGGGCATTAACTTCTCCTCGTAAGGATACAACACAACTGCATTAGCAGATAAAAGAACATCAGAGTTTGTAGTCGGATCctcaaacaacaaaagtaaacaGGTGGGACTTCGCATATGAACCTGTTTATGGCTGTCAAGACCCTCCCTTGCTGCCTTGGCTGTGAACAAGAGTACAAGAATCAAATCTACTGGAAGCAAGACTAAGCTTTTCAACATAAGGATATTGATTAGACGCCAAACCTATTTCCTGATTCGAACCAAACTCAGCAAACCGATTCAGAGATGTATCCCAGACCAACATTTCACCATCAAGGATACACCTATAtggcaaacaaaaagaaaatgaaagattgTATATCTCATAATTCCAAGCTTCTAAAACCTTCCAGAGCCTAAAAAAGAGCAGCAACTGGATTCTTACTTGTCCACCAATATATTTTGTACAATAAGATCCGACATGGCATGTGCGTATTCAGAATGGTCAAGGAAGTTCCTGCACCATCACTAACAAAAGTAAGTGCAAATTCCCTATCTATCAAATTTCTAGAGAACTTGAAACACCTACAgtatttgaccaaaaaaggGTATTCCGGACACCAAGTCACAATATAGTCATGAACGTTGCCATATGCAAATAAGATCTTTTATCAAAACATTTATAGCAGGGTAGACGAAGATATGACTCACCTAGAGAAGTAATGTATGTCAGTCCcatttttgtgtatttgtaTGCGATCCCCATCAAATTTGCATTCAGCAACTACATCTTTCCCATGCAGCTGTGTCGAGGAAGAGACTCATGCATTGgttaatgaaataaaacacCAATACAACaacattaacaaacaaacaaaatactGCACATGGAAATGGAGTAAGCTGACAATAGAGTTGATGGAATTTACCTTCTTCCAAGCAGCATTTACGTCACCAATACGCATAGCTAACTGGGGTCGTACGGCTTTTCCAACCTCTATATCCTACAAGAGAAGCACAGTTTTTATGCTTATCAGTTTAAGATGATTTCAATAAATCGATTGTATCTCGAGGAAATGAAACAGTAGTTTGTAAGTTGTCATTCAAGAATTTCTAAATACAAAACCTGGCGCTTGTGCCGTTGGTGTCGATCCCTCAACTTTTCACAGACTAGTTTCAAATCACATGTGACATTAAACAAGTCCTCAGCATCTGGATGGAACTCCTGAAAAATGCTCTTCTCACTCATTCCCAGTTTCAAATCTGTAAACCATTTCCCAACAAAATCAGATTGATCTCAAtaactttaaagaaaaaagatggaaaCTTTATGTGAAGAAACTGCAAAGTTCCTACCTTTTAGAATAATCCTAATGACCCACTTCATCTCCTGAGCATTTGTCTTCTGAATCAATGTAGAAAGAACCAAAGTTTTCTCCGCTCTAGAtcccaaaagaaaacaagataagAGAgtaaacagaaacaaaattgattctTTATGATTAGAGAAGCACCTGTTCTCACTTGAAGCCAAACGATCAAGCAAATCATTCAATTCCTTAATAGTCAAACCGCCAGAAGCCATTCCTTGTCTACGTTGCAATACCTATGAGCACAAAACTgttcaaaaaccctaaatcccccaaaaaccaaaacccagaAAGAAAGTCAAACAAATCCTAAAACCTCAGCAGCAATTAAGGAGAAGTTTCCAGCATTGGCTCCAGCTTTAGCAGTTCCTCCTTTACGCCAATTGAGAAGACGAACAGCATCAGGAGCATCACGCGAGATACCAAGTGCGTCGATCAGACACGTGGCGAGCACTGACTCTTTAAGGCCGTAGCTACCTCGTTCTCGATCAAGCGACGGAATGATTAAACGGACGGCGACGAAGTAGTCGGAGGGTTTGCAGTAAGTGTCGAGAAACTTGCGGAATTTGGATCGTTTCTGAGATGAGGTTTTGCTTTTTTGAATCCAGTTAAAGAGAGATACCAGTACGCTGAATTTGATCTCCTCCGTCATCTTACTTTGCCGGAATTATAGATTCTTCCGGAGAAGATGGTTAATCAGGGAAATAGTGACGGAGAATCACTGAGCAGCGGCGTGAATTGCTTGCCGGAGAAGGAAGTCGCGTTTGAAAAGTTGCACGGCCGGTTTTGGTAAGACCTGCCAAGTTACAGTGACTCGGTCTTCTCTCCCAGTAACTATTTATTCTATATTACACATTTGTCCTGTAActtaattaatcaatcaattCAGTCCAATGTGTACtatattaatttagaaaatcgTCAAAGTGGATTTATGggctacaatttttttttgggctgCAGTTTACATTTTTAGTAGTATTGACAAAATTATGAGATCATATCACACAAGTGACAAACTAGGCCCAAAAGCAGTTTAAATACGAAATATATTGGCTTTGAGGGaggtaaaattataaattatggTTCAGAATTACAGCTTTTGAAATGAATAAGCAAACAGTTCTAAC includes:
- the ATLIG4 gene encoding DNA ligase IV (ATLIG4; FUNCTIONS IN: protein binding, DNA ligase (ATP) activity; INVOLVED IN: double-strand break repair, response to X-ray, response to DNA damage stimulus; LOCATED IN: intracellular; EXPRESSED IN: 23 plant structures; EXPRESSED DURING: 12 growth stages; CONTAINS InterPro DOMAIN/s: Nucleic acid-binding, OB-fold (InterPro:IPR012340), DNA ligase, N-terminal (InterPro:IPR012308), ATP dependent DNA ligase, central (InterPro:IPR012310), ATP dependent DNA ligase, C-terminal (InterPro:IPR012309), ATP-dependent DNA ligase, conserved site (InterPro:IPR016059), ATP-dependent DNA ligase (InterPro:IPR000977), BRCT (InterPro:IPR001357); BEST Arabidopsis thaliana protein match is: DNA ligase 1 (TAIR:AT1G08130.1); Has 7656 Blast hits to 6618 proteins in 1076 species: Archae - 317; Bacteria - 1869; Metazoa - 2250; Fungi - 907; Plants - 304; Viruses - 214; Other Eukaryotes - 1795 (source: NCBI BLink).) encodes the protein MTEEIKFSVLVSLFNWIQKSKTSSQKRSKFRKFLDTYCKPSDYFVAVRLIIPSLDRERGSYGLKESVLATCLIDALGISRDAPDAVRLLNWRKGGTAKAGANAGNFSLIAAEVLQRRQGMASGGLTIKELNDLLDRLASSENRAEKTLVLSTLIQKTNAQEMKWVIRIILKDLKLGMSEKSIFQEFHPDAEDLFNVTCDLKLVCEKLRDRHQRHKRQDIEVGKAVRPQLAMRIGDVNAAWKKLHGKDVVAECKFDGDRIQIHKNGTDIHYFSRNFLDHSEYAHAMSDLIVQNILVDKCILDGEMLVWDTSLNRFAEFGSNQEIAKAAREGLDSHKQLCYVAFDVLYVGDTSVIHQSLKERHELLKKVVKPLKGRLEVLVPEGGLNVHRPSGEPSWSIVVHAAADVERFFKETVENRDEGIVLKDLESKWEPGDRSGKWMKLKPEYIRAGADLDVLIIGGYYGSGRRGGEVAQFLVALADRAEANVYPRRFMSFCRVGTGLSDDELNTVVSKLKPYFRKNEHPKKAPPSFYQVTNHSKERPDVWIDSPEKSIILSITSDIRTIRSEVFVAPYSLRFPRIDKVRYDKPWHECLDVQAFVELVNSSNGTTQKQKESESTQDNPKVNKSSKRGEKKNVSLVPSQFIQTDVSDIKGKTSIFSNMIFYFVNVPRSHSLETFHKMVVENGGKFSMNLNNSVTHCIAAESSGIKYQAAKRQRDVIHFSWVLDCCSRNKMLPLLPKYFLHLTDASRTKLQDDIDEFSDSYYWDLDLEGLKQVLSNAKQSEDSKSIDYYKKKLCPEKRWSCLLSCCVYFYPYSQTLSTEEEALLGIMAKRLMLEVLMAGGKVSNNLAHASHLVVLAMAEEPLDFTLVSKSFSEMEKRLLLKKRLHVVSSHWLEESLQREEKLCEDVYTLRPKYMEESDTEESDKSEHDTTEVASQGSAQTKEPASSKIAITSSRGRSNTRAVKRGRSSTNSLQRVQRRRGKQPSKISGDETEESDASEEKVSTRLSDIAEETDSFGEAQRNSSRGKCAKRGKSRVGQTQRVQRSRRGKKAAKIGGDESDENDELDGNNNVSADAEEGNAAGRSVENEETREPDIAKYTESQQRDNTVAVEEALQDSRNAKTEMDMKEKLQIHEDPLQAMLMKMFPIPSQKTTETSNRTTGEYRKANVSGECESSEKRKLDAETDNTSVNAGAESDVVPPLVKKKKVSYRDVAGELLKDW
- the ATLIG4 gene encoding DNA ligase IV, with protein sequence MQLCYVAFDVLYVGDTSVIHQSLKERHELLKKVVKPLKGRLEVLVPEGGLNVHRPSGEPSWSIVVHAAADVERFFKETVENRDEGIVLKDLESKWEPGDRSGKWMKLKPEYIRAGADLDVLIIGGYYGSGRRGGEVAQFLVALADRAEANVYPRRFMSFCRVGTGLSDDELNTVVSKLKPYFRKNEHPKKAPPSFYQVTNHSKERPDVWIDSPEKSIILSITSDIRTIRSEVFVAPYSLRFPRIDKVRYDKPWHECLDVQAFVELVNSSNGTTQKQKESESTQDNPKVNKSSKRGEKKNVSLVPSQFIQTDVSDIKGKTSIFSNMIFYFVNVPRSHSLETFHKMVVENGGKFSMNLNNSVTHCIAAESSGIKYQAAKRQRDVIHFSWVLDCCSRNKMLPLLPKYFLHLTDASRTKLQDDIDEFSDSYYWDLDLEGLKQVLSNAKQSEDSKSIDYYKKKLCPEKRWSCLLSCCVYFYPYSQTLSTEEEALLGIMAKRLMLEVLMAGGKVSNNLAHASHLVVLAMAEEPLDFTLVSKSFSEMEKRLLLKKRLHVVSSHWLEESLQREEKLCEDVYTLRPKYMEESDTEESDKSEHDTTEVASQGSAQTKEPASSKIAITSSRGRSNTRAVKRGRSSTNSLQRVQRRRGKQPSKISGDETEESDASEEKVSTRLSDIAEETDSFGEAQRNSSRGKCAKRGKSRVGQTQRVQRSRRGKKAAKIGGDESDENDELDGNNNVSADAEEGNAAGRSVENEETREPDIAKYTESQQRDNTVAVEEALQDSRNAKTEMDMKEKLQIHEDPLQAMLMKMFPIPSQKTTETSNRTTGEYRKANVSGECESSEKRKLDAETDNTSVNAGAESDVVPPLVKKKKVSYRDVAGELLKDW